CAGGCCGACGTGAACGTGATCGCCCTCATCGGCGAGCGCGGGCGCGAAGTGGCCCCGTTCCTCGAAGACGTCCTCGGGCCTGAAGGCATGGCCCGGTCCGTCGTGATCGTGGCCACCTGCGAGCAGACCCCGCTCATGCGGGTCCGGGCCTCGCAAGCCGCCATCGCCATTGCCGACTACTTCCGCGGTGAGGGCCAAAACGTCCTCTTCGTCATCGACAGCCTGACGCGGCTCGCGATGGCCCAGCGCGAACTCGGGCTCCTCCTGGGCGAACCCCCCAGCAGCCGAGGGTACACCCCGAGCGTGTTCCAGACCCTCGCGAACACCGTGGAGCGCCTCGGCAACGCGGCCGTCGGCGGCATCACCGCCCTGCTCACCGTTCTCGTCGACGGCGGCGACATGGACGAGCCGATCGCGGACTACGTCCGCGGGCTGGTAGACGGCCACATCGTGCTGGACCGCAAGATCGCCGAGCGCGGGTTCTACCCGGCCATCGACGTCTCGCGCAGCGTCAGCCGGGTCGCGACCGACGTGGTGGACCGCGAGTTCTCGAAGGCGGCCCGCAAGATCCGCGCGATCATGGCCACGCACGCGGAAGTGCTGGACCTGATCCGCATCGGGGCCTACGTCCGCGGGTCCAGCCCGCAGGTCGACAAGGCCCTGGAACTGATGCCGCGGCTCGAAAAGTTCTTGAAGCAGGACGTGGGCGAGCGGGCCACGTTCGAGGAAACCCGGACCGGCCTGTTCCAGATCGCCGCAGCCTGGCCCTTCTGATCACACGAGAATTTTCACTCCCCCGCGGGCACACCCGGTTCTCCAACACATGAGAACTGAGTGTGCCCGCGAGCGTTCCGCCCGGGCGCGTGCTACGATACCGGAAGACCGGCACTCGGTGAATCGCCCGAGCGCTCGCACTTGACAAGCTCCCGCCGGTTCGCCATAACCCCGGCACCAACGGAGGTGCCTCGCCGTGAAACGATTCGAGTTCTCACTGGACCGACTGCTCCGCGTCAAGAAGCAGCTCGAGCACGTTGCTGAACTCGAACAGCGGCGCGCTCAGGAAGCGACCGAGCGCGCCCGCGCCACGCTCCTCGCGCTCCGGGACCAGCTCGACCGCATCGCCGAGAAGATCACCTCGTCGGTCGGGTGCGTGATGGCCCCGCAACAGTGGGCGTCCGCGTCCGACATGGCCGAGCGCGTCGACGTCTCGATCCGCGCGTCCGAAAAAGAGGTCGCGGAGGCCGAACAGCGGCTCCACACCGCGGCCCAGGAGCGGGCACAACTTGCGACCGAGGTCGAAGCGCTCTCCACGCTCCGCCGGCAGCAGGTCGAGAAGTGGCAGCAAGAGGCCCAGAAGTCCGACCAGAACCAACTCGACGAACTCATCCAACAGCGGTGGCAAGCAGCCCAGAACGCGCCGAGCGTGGCGCTGTACCAGGCCGAACCCGCCGCGTAACGACCCGACCCGCGAGCGGAGCCCGACATGAAAAACTTGATCTTTTTGGGCGCGATCGCCCTCCTCCTGTTCTCGCTCTCGGCCGCGCTGTCGCTGTGGCTCAACCAGTCGCGCCAGCAGCAGGAAACCGCCGAGAAGGACAAGGCCGAAAAAGAGAAGGCCGAAAAGCCGACCCTGAAACCCGGTCCCTCGGGCGACCCCTCGAAAGACCCCGCAGAACCCAAGACGATCCCCAAGACCCCACCGGCGAACTTGGGGCCGGACGTGCGCACCGTCGAGCCCCAGGAAAAGCTGGAGCGCAAGGCGCTGCAGATCTCGCTAGTGCTCCAGGACGTCCAGGCCCAGCGCGAGGCCACCGACGCCCTGCTCCGCCAGGTCACGACGGAACTGAAGACCGCCACGAAGAACCCCGAGCCCGATCCGAAGGTCGTGGAGGATCTGAAGAAGCGGCAGGCCGAGGACCGCGCGAACGAGATCAAAAACTACGAGAAACTGGCCGCCGTGTACGACGCGATGACGCCCGAGGGCGCGGCGCCGATCCTGAAGCAGATGGCCGAATCCGGTACCGGGAAAATGGAGCAAACGGCTCAGATCCTGGTTCGGATGAAGGAGCGCAACACGGCCCGGCTGATGGAAGCGCTCGGCGACCCGGCCCTCGCCGCTCAGCTCATGGACAAGGTGCGCCAGTTGAAGGCCCTCAACGCCGCGCTCGCGGCCCCGGGCGCAGCTCCCGCACCGGCCCCCGGCGGGGCCGCACCCGGCCGACCTTTACAGTGACCGCGACGAACCACCCGACCCGAGAGGGCACGATGCCCACCGCGAAACAACCCGGTTCCGTTCGCATTCCCCCCGCGCTCATTGGCGCGGGGGTTCTTGTCGTCGCACTCGGCTTCGTCCTCCCGGCGTTCGTTTCGACGCCGATCCCGCTCCCCGACGCCCCACCTCAAGCCACCGAAGGGGCCAGTGCATTCGCGCCGCGACTGGCGCAAGCGCCGAACACCAAAACCCCGGGCAGCGTCGCTCTCGGTCTCTTACAACTCGTCGTCGCGCTGGTGGTCGTGTGCGGTCTGTGCGTTCTCACCACACGGTGGCTCGGTCGTAAGCCCACACCTGTTACCGAACAATCGATGCGAGTGATTACCTCACTCCGCGTCGGACGGTGCGTGGTTCACCTCGTGCGCGCGGGCGACAGGCGCATGTTGATCGGGACCGACATCACTGGCGTAAAAGCACTCGTCGAACTCTCCGGCCCCGAACCGGAACAGCCTGCGACCGCCCCCGCCCAAGCGACTTCCGTCTCCCACGCTGCATGAGGGACGGGCGCCCTAACATTGGCTAACCTTTTGGCCCCACGGAGAGGTCGGGGCGCCCATTTCTCCACGATCCGTTTCCGGGAAACACTTTACAACCGAATTACCATTCTCATCCGGCGGCACCAAAGGCTAACAACCGCTAACATTCTCTCCGTTTTGGCTCTCACTTCAGGCGCCGGCACTCCTGGACACCCGTCACTACTACTTTACGCCATAGTGGACAAAAATTCAAATCACTACTGCCCCGGTTTGTTGTTTTTGTCCGCGATGCGATTCCGGGCTTCTCCCTCGTGTAACGGCTCTGTCACGCGAGTAATCGGTTCGGCGTTTCACTTCGTCTCATTTTGCCCACACCACACCGCACCGGAGCCCCCATGACTGCCCGATTGCTCACCGCCGCTGTGATGGTCGCGTTGTCAACAAGCTGGTCCTTCGCCACGTCGATCCGCTTCATCCCGGTTCCGGAACGGGTCGCCGGCGCAGATGTCGTGGCCGTTGGAACGGTGACGAACATCGAAGAAAAGGCGATCGAAGCCGAGCAGTTCAATGGGGGCAACAAGATCCGGTTCCGGATCGCGGTCGTAAAGGTGTCCGACCGGATTCTCGGTGGCGAAGAGGTAACCCACCTGC
This region of Gemmata massiliana genomic DNA includes:
- a CDS encoding FliI/YscN family ATPase, translated to MLGLDMPAMNRSIVQTPLYRMGGRLKSVTGLMTCNIPAAVGDHCAILPRDGEPVLAEVIGFENDLAYLVPFDAAENLRPGMPVLRKGKGLMVPTGRNLLGRVIDGLGRPLDGKGPITDCPLRSVNRPAPPAMERQRIREPFVTGIRAIDGMLTCGGGQRVGIFAGSGVGKSTLLGEIANGSQADVNVIALIGERGREVAPFLEDVLGPEGMARSVVIVATCEQTPLMRVRASQAAIAIADYFRGEGQNVLFVIDSLTRLAMAQRELGLLLGEPPSSRGYTPSVFQTLANTVERLGNAAVGGITALLTVLVDGGDMDEPIADYVRGLVDGHIVLDRKIAERGFYPAIDVSRSVSRVATDVVDREFSKAARKIRAIMATHAEVLDLIRIGAYVRGSSPQVDKALELMPRLEKFLKQDVGERATFEETRTGLFQIAAAWPF
- the fliJ gene encoding flagellar export protein FliJ, which codes for MKRFEFSLDRLLRVKKQLEHVAELEQRRAQEATERARATLLALRDQLDRIAEKITSSVGCVMAPQQWASASDMAERVDVSIRASEKEVAEAEQRLHTAAQERAQLATEVEALSTLRRQQVEKWQQEAQKSDQNQLDELIQQRWQAAQNAPSVALYQAEPAA
- a CDS encoding MotE family protein, whose product is MKNLIFLGAIALLLFSLSAALSLWLNQSRQQQETAEKDKAEKEKAEKPTLKPGPSGDPSKDPAEPKTIPKTPPANLGPDVRTVEPQEKLERKALQISLVLQDVQAQREATDALLRQVTTELKTATKNPEPDPKVVEDLKKRQAEDRANEIKNYEKLAAVYDAMTPEGAAPILKQMAESGTGKMEQTAQILVRMKERNTARLMEALGDPALAAQLMDKVRQLKALNAALAAPGAAPAPAPGGAAPGRPLQ
- a CDS encoding flagellar biosynthetic protein FliO is translated as MPTAKQPGSVRIPPALIGAGVLVVALGFVLPAFVSTPIPLPDAPPQATEGASAFAPRLAQAPNTKTPGSVALGLLQLVVALVVVCGLCVLTTRWLGRKPTPVTEQSMRVITSLRVGRCVVHLVRAGDRRMLIGTDITGVKALVELSGPEPEQPATAPAQATSVSHAA